One genomic segment of Gossypium arboreum isolate Shixiya-1 chromosome 3, ASM2569848v2, whole genome shotgun sequence includes these proteins:
- the LOC108474609 gene encoding cytochrome P450 CYP749A22-like isoform X1: MSALMELVTLVPCCFFFIALIKFLYDYLWIPLRIQHMLNSQGIKGPPYRFIHGNNKEIAKMRQEASSKPMALTHDIFPKVQPHIYSWINKYGRNYLYWNGVRAELVISEPELVKEILKNSEKTFPKRKPTIYLSKLLGNGLVTVEGEKWAKQRKLANYVFHGESLKNMTPAVIASVETMLEKWKGQEGKEIEVFNEFRLLTSEVISRTAFGSSYLEGEKVFAMLNKLSIIMSRNLYNTRIPLINKLWKPADMLESEELAKEIQDCVMKIVKKREDKVVNGEADSFGNDFLGLLVNAYHDSDKNNKLSMEDLVDECKTFYFAGQDTVNALLAWTVLLLAIHGDWQDKARREVTGIFGNQNPQPEGIAKLKTMTMIINETLRLYGPSNGMLRRVGRDVQMEKVVLPANIDLLIANAVLHHDPQLWGEDVHLFKPDRFAEGIAKATNYNAAAFLPFGLGPRTCVGMTFAATETKIVLSMILQRYAITLSPAYVHSPIPIISLKPQHGIQVILKSLHIDA; the protein is encoded by the exons atgAGTGCCTTGATGGAGCTTGTAACTCTTGTCCCATGTTGTTTCTTCTTCATAGCTTTAATAAAGTTCCtttatgattacctatggatacCTCTCCGTATACAGCATATGCTGAATTCACAGGGGATCAAAGGACCTCCTTACAGATTCATCCATGGTAACAACAAAGAAATCGCCAAAATGAGACAAGAAGCATCAAGCAAACCTATGGCCTTGACGCATGATATATTTCCCAAAGTGCAGCCACATATTTACTCCTGGATCAACAAATATG GGAGAAATTATCTTTATTGGAACGGTGTTCGAGCTGAACTTGTGATTTCAGAACCTGAACTAGTCAAAGAGATACTAAAAAATAGTGAAAAAACTTTCCCGAAAAGGAAGCCTACCATTTACCTTAGCAAGCTACTAGGGAACGGGCTTGTGACAGTTGAGGGTGAAAAATGGGCGAAGCAGAGGAAGCTGGCGAATTACGTTTTTCATGGGGAAAGCTTAAAG AACATGACACCAGCTGTAATTGCTAGCGTTGAAACAATGCTAGAGAAATGGAAAGGCCAAGAAGGCAAAGAGATTGAAGTGTTCAATGAATTTAGATTATTGACTTCAGAAGTGATATCAAGAACAGCTTTTGGTAGCAGTTACTTGGAAGGAGAGAAGGTTTTTGCCATGTTGAACAAGCTGTCAATAATTATGAGTCGAAACCTTTATAATACTAGAATTCCTTTAATCAA CAAGTTATGGAAACCTGCCGATATGCTAGAGTCTGAAGAACTTGCAAAAGAAATACAAGATTGTGTGATGAAGATTGTTAAGAAAAGAGAAGACAAAGTTGTGAATGGAGAAGCTGATAGCTTTGGCAATGATTTTCTAGGATTACTTGTAAATGCCTATCATGATTCGGACAAAAATAACAAGCTTTCAATGGAAGATCTGGTAGATGAATGCAAAACATTCTATTTTGCAGGACAAGATACCGTTAATGCCTTGCTTGCCTGGACAGTCTTGCTTTTAGCAATCCATGGAGATTGGCAAGATAAAGCAAGAAGGGAGGTGACTGGCATATTTGGTAACCAAAATCCACAACCGGAAGGCATTGCAAAACTCAAAACT ATGACCATGATCATTAATGAAACTCTAAGATTGTATGGTCCATCAAATGGAATGTTGAGAAGAGTTGGAAGAGATGTTCAAATGGAAAAGGTAGTCCTCCCTGCTAATATAGATCTTCTAATTGCAAATGCTGTACTTCACCATGACCCTCAACTGTGGGGAGAAGATGTGCATCTTTTTAAACCAGACAGATTCGCGGAAGGGATTGCCAAAGCTACCAATTACAACGCGGCTGCATTTTTACCCTTTGGATTGGGACCTCGAACTTGTGTTGGTATGACCTTTGCAGCCACAGAAACCAAGATTGTTCTCTCCATGATCCTACAACGCTACGCTATTACACTTTCCCCTGCCTATGTCCACTCACCAATACCTATAATCAGCCTTAAACCACAACATGGAATTCAAGTAATACTCAAGTCACTGCATATCGATGCTTGA
- the LOC108474609 gene encoding cytochrome P450 CYP749A22-like isoform X2, giving the protein MSALMELVTLVPCCFFFIALIKFLYDYLWIPLRIQHMLNSQGIKGPPYRFIHGNNKEIAKMRQEASSKPMALTHDIFPKVQPHIYSWINKYEPELVKEILKNSEKTFPKRKPTIYLSKLLGNGLVTVEGEKWAKQRKLANYVFHGESLKNMTPAVIASVETMLEKWKGQEGKEIEVFNEFRLLTSEVISRTAFGSSYLEGEKVFAMLNKLSIIMSRNLYNTRIPLINKLWKPADMLESEELAKEIQDCVMKIVKKREDKVVNGEADSFGNDFLGLLVNAYHDSDKNNKLSMEDLVDECKTFYFAGQDTVNALLAWTVLLLAIHGDWQDKARREVTGIFGNQNPQPEGIAKLKTMTMIINETLRLYGPSNGMLRRVGRDVQMEKVVLPANIDLLIANAVLHHDPQLWGEDVHLFKPDRFAEGIAKATNYNAAAFLPFGLGPRTCVGMTFAATETKIVLSMILQRYAITLSPAYVHSPIPIISLKPQHGIQVILKSLHIDA; this is encoded by the exons atgAGTGCCTTGATGGAGCTTGTAACTCTTGTCCCATGTTGTTTCTTCTTCATAGCTTTAATAAAGTTCCtttatgattacctatggatacCTCTCCGTATACAGCATATGCTGAATTCACAGGGGATCAAAGGACCTCCTTACAGATTCATCCATGGTAACAACAAAGAAATCGCCAAAATGAGACAAGAAGCATCAAGCAAACCTATGGCCTTGACGCATGATATATTTCCCAAAGTGCAGCCACATATTTACTCCTGGATCAACAAATATG AACCTGAACTAGTCAAAGAGATACTAAAAAATAGTGAAAAAACTTTCCCGAAAAGGAAGCCTACCATTTACCTTAGCAAGCTACTAGGGAACGGGCTTGTGACAGTTGAGGGTGAAAAATGGGCGAAGCAGAGGAAGCTGGCGAATTACGTTTTTCATGGGGAAAGCTTAAAG AACATGACACCAGCTGTAATTGCTAGCGTTGAAACAATGCTAGAGAAATGGAAAGGCCAAGAAGGCAAAGAGATTGAAGTGTTCAATGAATTTAGATTATTGACTTCAGAAGTGATATCAAGAACAGCTTTTGGTAGCAGTTACTTGGAAGGAGAGAAGGTTTTTGCCATGTTGAACAAGCTGTCAATAATTATGAGTCGAAACCTTTATAATACTAGAATTCCTTTAATCAA CAAGTTATGGAAACCTGCCGATATGCTAGAGTCTGAAGAACTTGCAAAAGAAATACAAGATTGTGTGATGAAGATTGTTAAGAAAAGAGAAGACAAAGTTGTGAATGGAGAAGCTGATAGCTTTGGCAATGATTTTCTAGGATTACTTGTAAATGCCTATCATGATTCGGACAAAAATAACAAGCTTTCAATGGAAGATCTGGTAGATGAATGCAAAACATTCTATTTTGCAGGACAAGATACCGTTAATGCCTTGCTTGCCTGGACAGTCTTGCTTTTAGCAATCCATGGAGATTGGCAAGATAAAGCAAGAAGGGAGGTGACTGGCATATTTGGTAACCAAAATCCACAACCGGAAGGCATTGCAAAACTCAAAACT ATGACCATGATCATTAATGAAACTCTAAGATTGTATGGTCCATCAAATGGAATGTTGAGAAGAGTTGGAAGAGATGTTCAAATGGAAAAGGTAGTCCTCCCTGCTAATATAGATCTTCTAATTGCAAATGCTGTACTTCACCATGACCCTCAACTGTGGGGAGAAGATGTGCATCTTTTTAAACCAGACAGATTCGCGGAAGGGATTGCCAAAGCTACCAATTACAACGCGGCTGCATTTTTACCCTTTGGATTGGGACCTCGAACTTGTGTTGGTATGACCTTTGCAGCCACAGAAACCAAGATTGTTCTCTCCATGATCCTACAACGCTACGCTATTACACTTTCCCCTGCCTATGTCCACTCACCAATACCTATAATCAGCCTTAAACCACAACATGGAATTCAAGTAATACTCAAGTCACTGCATATCGATGCTTGA
- the LOC108475858 gene encoding cytochrome P450 CYP749A22-like, with protein sequence MTMIINEPLRLFGPAVGLLRKGGSEVLLGNLVLPADIDILIANAALHHDPQLWGDNVHLFKPERFAEGIAKATNYNTTAFCPFGLGPRTCVGTTFAIMEVKIAVSMILQRYTISLSPAYVHAPVSIITVKPQHGIQVILESLHHDA encoded by the coding sequence ATGACCATGATTATTAATGAACCTCTAAGATTGTTTGGTCCAGCAGTTGGCCTGTTGAGGAAAGGTGGAAGTGAAGTTCTGTTAGGAAATCTAGTCTTGCCTGCTGATATAGATATTCTTATTGCAAATGCTGCACTTCACCATGACCCTCAACTATGGGGAGATAATGTGCATCTTTTTAAGCCAGAGAGATTCGCCGAAGGGATTGCCAAAGCTACCAATTACAACACAACAGCATTTTGTCCCTTTGGATTGGGACCTCGGACTTGTGTTGGTACAACCTTCGCAATCATGGAAGTGAAGATTGCAGTCTCCATGATTCTACAACGCTACACCATTTCCCTCTCCCCTGCTTATGTCCACGCGCCAGTATCTATTATCACCGTTAAACCACAACATGGAATTCAAGTAATACTCGAGTCACTGCATCATGATGCTTAA